Proteins found in one Hallerella porci genomic segment:
- a CDS encoding DUF4372 domain-containing protein — protein sequence MESRNFTGQPIYAQITKYLSKGEILRQSRSVGGERYVKKFDGFQHLLVLLFAVFKNYRSLREILTGVNTEARHLWHAGFTGPLKMST from the coding sequence ATGGAAAGTAGAAATTTTACCGGACAGCCGATATACGCACAAATCACAAAATACCTCTCTAAAGGCGAAATTCTGAGGCAATCCCGCAGCGTTGGCGGGGAACGCTATGTCAAGAAGTTCGACGGGTTCCAGCACCTGCTCGTGCTGTTGTTCGCTGTATTCAAAAATTACAGGTCCCTGCGCGAAATCCTTACGGGAGTGAACACGGAAGCGAGGCACCTGTGGCACGCCGGGTTCACGGGACCGCTGAAGATGAGCACTTT